The nucleotide sequence CATGGCTGTTCGCTTTATTAGACTTATCATTTTAAGATCAAAGAATCCCTTTTACTTCATACAAGGGCTCAAAAAAGTCATTAATTTCACATCTAACACGACTTTTacacatcatatatattttctgaaaataaaatcatgttGTATATTTTTTGGCACGATGTGGAAGGGCTTGTTTGGCCTGAAATTATATAGGActtatttgaagtttttttttaaaaaaaataatataagggTTTTACAATACTTATCCTTTTATTATATAGTAATTATAAGTTTTTCGTAATTAGGtatcaaaaattaaaagaagaacacaccaaaaagaaaaagaaataaaaatactaTAAGCCAAAATCATGAAGTGGATACACTATCTTGAGAGATGGGAGATGCTGCAATTTTGATTTCagttcttttttaaaaattatgttaaataatgatttttttatttaaaaatgacatattagaataTAAGAGTTCGAAATTAGTATTTAAGGTTTAGGATTTAAAATTTaagatttaaaatttaaaatttatgatttaaattttaatacaaTATTATGAAGATCAAAATACTCCATCACAcatattaaatttttaataGAGAATTAGAACAAGGAATTGGAGCTCCCATATCCAGCGTTTGCACTTTGCAGGCCCTTCAGGCAGTCGCTGCCAGAGAAAACGGGTGACGCTAACCCAAATGTCAAACCACTAATATACAGATGCGTGTTCATCAGGCGCAGTCCAGCTTCTATTTTCCCAGGAAACAAACGAACCCCACCCTCTGCCTTCTCCCTTTTGTATAACCCatctcaaagaacaaaaacggAATATCGTAATTGATAACAGGCACGCCCATGGCGTCCTCCTCTGTCGTTGCCCCTCCTCCTTCCTCATCATTCATTTCCAACAAGGTTTGAACTTTTTACCAAGCTCTCTCTTTTTTGCTTGTTAAGCTACAGATACTATTTGAACACTGAGTTAATATTATCAATAGCTTGATATTATTTAGTTTGTCTTTTGTTATTGAGGGCATTCGGTTCGTTTTCTACAATTCGAAAATTCATGACTTGTGTTGTCTTTTTGTTGCGCAGAAAGATGCGAGTCTATCAGCTTTTTCTTCACCAGTACCATTTTCCATACCCAAATGCAAGAAACAAGCTTTGAGGAGGATCGTGTCAGTTATGGCGCCACAGCAGGCGGAGCGCAGGCCTGCCACCACTGGATCAGTTGAGTTTCTATCTTTTTTTGTGTGGGTTTTATTAATTTGTGTCAAAAGCTTTTCGTTCCTTGATGATGGGATTGTTGGTGGATTTGAAGGTCAAGACTGCTATGACCATGACTGAGAAGATCCTGGCAAAGGCCTCTGAGAAACCCCATTTGGGTCCAGGTGAGAATGTTTGGGTCAATGTCGATACCTTGATGACCCATGATGTTTGTGGCCCTGGTTCCATCGCAATCTTTAAAAAGGAGTTTGGGTACTACTTGCTTGTATCTTTCACGTTTTCTAATTTTTTAGCTGATAGTGGCATATGATTCCATTACTTTGTTGTTCTATATGGTATTTGAATGTACAAGCCACTATCGATTCGTGGAATACTATTTCTTGTGGTTCACATAGTTTCTTCGTTCGGAAATGCTGTGTGAATGTATGAATGGCAGCTATCATTGTGATGTATGAAACTATTTGGATCTGTTGAAAATCACCTATGTATACTTATTGTCAATTGTTATCATGTTTTGTTCAATTGTATCAAACGATCTTTGCTCTAAGATGCCTCATGGAAAGCTTTTTCTACTTTGGTTTGGAGAAACtcctcctcttctctctctatatctccTCCCTCACTCGCGTGTGCTTGTCTGCCCATGTGTCTGTTTTTTACTGTGTTGGTCCATGGAAATTTTGTTCTTACTTAGCCTCAAACTGTTTCTGTTACCTGTTTCTTAATTGAcatgaattgtttattttgaCATTGAAGGTGTGGAACAGAGAGAAGATTGTCAGTATACCTGACCACTATATATTTACAAGTGATGAACGTGCAAACCATAATGTGGATATTTTGAGGGACTTCTGCATGGAGCAAAATATAAAGTACTTTTATGATATTAAAGatctgagcaatttcaaggtATTGTTCCGTGATAATCCTTCAATGGTGGCTTCTATCCCTTTATAGCATTGAGTGGAAAATTTGCTTCATGCCTTTGCAGGCTAACCCCGACTATAAAGGTGTATGCCATATTGCACTTGCCCAAGAAGGTCATTGCAGGCCTGGAGAGGTGCAGTGCAATTTTCATCTTTGAATTTATAATGTTTCTAGGTAGGTTTACGCCTATAAGTGCCAGAAGAGCTATTAAAATCCTTTACTTCTGTGCTCAGGTCCTTTTAGGTACTGACTCGCACACCTGTACTGCTGGAGCATTTGGCCAGTTTGCTACTGGAATCGGCATCACCGATGCAGGTTTTGTGCTTGGAGCCGGGAAACTTCTGCTCAAGGTCTGGAAATTTTGTTATTGGTTGTATCAGTAATGTGCTCTAAGCTTACGTACACTTTTCTTCTGATTGTAGTGGATCACTTAGTAGATTATGTTGTGCTTCTTATTTTTGATGTTTGAAAACTTATGTGCAATTTGGTAATTCATTTAATATATTAGCTTCCTTACTGTTCCTTATGATTCAATGGTACTCCATTGCATTGTAGCTATAGATTCTATATATTTTCATTAGGAactttttttctatatatatatattgtagtaTTGCCGTATAATTTATAACTGTAGTTTTTGGATAAGTTACTGTAGTGCAATTCACCAAACTTTTAGTATTTGGTGAAGTAATTTCTACTTAATGTTCTTTTTACAGAGTATTTCTAGTTTTCTACTAAAATTTAGTTCTCTAGTTAGGTTATGTTTGATCTATAAGTTATTTTTGGTTATAGTCATCTATGACTACTCTGAGGATTTGAATAATGACATTTGTTGTTATCATGACAGTGTGTGGACAACGAAATAGTGATCCTGAAACTATTGTGTATGATAATGTTTAATTTGTCAGACATGTGAGCTCGTAATACTTTTGATTATAAGTGTTTGGTAGTCATGGCATTCTGAGGATTTGAATAATGACATTTGTTGTTATCATGACAGTGTGTGGACAACGAAATAGTGATCCTGAAACTATTGTGTATGATAATGTTTAATTTGTCAGACATGTGAGCTCGTAATACTTTTGATTATAAGTGTCTTTTGATTTTTCCTGCATCATTTTGTTACAGGTTCACCCAACTTTAAGATTTGTCATGGATGGCGAAATGCCTGATTATCTGCTTGCAaaagatttgattttgcaagtaagTGTACTTGAGTTTGACTGGTGTGTTTCATTATTTATGGCCATGAAACTACCCCTCATTAGATTTTGTGTCTGTTTGTTTTTCTATGGCATTGTCTCAAAGATAGATCTTCTCTTTTCAGATTATTGGTGAAATATCTGTGTCGGGTGCCACATACAAATCCATGGAGTTTGTTGGCTCTACTGTTGAAAGTCTAAGTGTATGTAAGCCCTTAGAATAAATAACATTTATACTACCGCCAAGAGTACATACTTCAATGGATCTTGGATTTCATGTTTCTGTTTCGCTGTAATGGATAGATGGAAGAACGGATGACATTATGCAACATGGTCATTGAAGCTGGGGGAAAGAACGGTGTGGTCCCTGCTGACAGTACTACATATAAGTATCTGGAGGTTAGTGCATGGGATTGTAGTATCATTTGGGCATATCATTTCCGGTACACTCATTTCTCTTTGGAGTAGATATTCTTTGTGCATATGTTgcaatattttcaaattttcaatactaatggaGTACGTTATGTCTTTTGTTATTCACAGAATAAGACATCTGTGCCATATGAACCAGTTTACAGTGATAGCCAAGCAAGGTAGATCCTATTATCAAATGGCTTCTTTGTTTATATGTTGTCATATTCCTTGTCAGATATAGTAACCGAGCTTCCATTTCATCAAATTCAATAACTGTTAGCTTATCACAGATTCACAATTAACTCAGAGGAAGTTGGAGAAAGTATCACTATCTTTTGgattagagattttttttttgttccattgCATTGGTGTAACtctatttcttttcattttaataaaatctgtttatattttatatagaaGGAGTTGGCAGAATTAATTTTTGAGGACAATGGAGAATCGTTGACAAGGAAACAATGCTTCGGTATCCTATCGTATAATCACCTTGTTGTGATAGCTAATTTAATAaatctatttatttttgtaattaaagaaaattttgaatgagATGATGGAAAGGTATCATTTAAATAACAAACTGTTAACTTTTGTGGTCAAATGAGATGCACTACCTTGCCTTTTTCCCATTCAGTTTATGCCTTCTCAATAATCTAGTTATCTAAATTGCCATTACTAACTATCTATTGTAGCTGAAACTGTAATTCTGATTAACACTACCAACTTATCGTATATCATTTGCAAACAAAGTTATATCTTTTAGCCTCAGACAACAAATTACTTAAAACTTGGACTTTTTCTGACTTCGCGGAATTATCACCGATATAattttaagttgttagtgcGTAGCTTATATCATTTATTAAGAGAATAAATTTGTAATATGGTTGGCAGGCTCATTAGTTTGTTATATTGCATTTCATTTTAAATCAGCAAGTAAGAAGGAATGATCAAAACCTTTGCATTTATGATAATACCGTGCTGCTTGTTTTTCGAAAGGACACTTATAGAAAACGTATCGTGTGGCAGACAACTAAGGACATTTATCACTTAAATTTACGGCCTATATAAAATTCTGAAGGTGTAGGTTGATGCAGGTCAGGAATTGTTATTAGAAGAGGATTTCATTCAAATTACATTTTGTAAATGGTCAGGACTCCTTTTAGAAAAGGATTCCCTTGTAATTACGTTTGTCAAATAAAGGCAGGCCTTAAGCCTTTGCTCATTAAGTCTATGCGCTTCTAGGTTTTTTAATATTGCCAAGATTTTGTTTTCTAGGTTTTCTAATGTTGCTAGGATTTCATTGAACTTCTATTTAAAGGCTTGGTTGCCTTAGTAATAAAAAGATTGAATtttttacaacaaaaaaaaagagtttttatGCAAAGTTGCAATAGGAGAGATTCTTTACACGTTTAGATAGAGATTGATACACACTTGGTGAGAGGCCGTGAGAGAAAGGTGAGTTTATCCGACCTGAGAGGTTAAAGGGAATCTTGTTCAACTCAGAAGTCAAGAATTTTGATCCAATTTTATACTTAAGAATCTATCCTAGTGTTCTTGATTTTGGGATTAGCTTTGGGGTTTATGGTCTTTAGTTCGCCCAATCCTAAAAAATTACATCAGTAGTTTAAAATTATGTCTGTAATTTTCTAGGATTGGGCGAACAAGAAACACTAATTCCCAAGTTAATTCCAAAATAAAGAACCCAAGGACAAAAATTCTCATTTCCTGGATCTGAAATTGGAACAACATCCTTGAACTTCTAAAAATTGAACAAGATCACCCTAATCTCTTAGGTCGGGTTGGATAAATTCACCTCCCCTCACACCGAGTGTGTATCAGTCTGTCACTGAACGTGTAAGGAATCCCTCCTATTGCAACTTTGCTTAAAAACACACTTTTTTTAGTGTAAAAAATCAGTCTTTTCATTACTAAGGCAAGCAAGCCTTTAAATAAAAGTTATAACAAAATCTTGCAATATTAGAAAACCTAGAAGCACATAGGCTTCATTGGCAAAGGCTTAAGGCTTGTCTGTATTTGACAAAGTATTTAATAGGGAATCCTTTTAGAAAAAGATTCCTGACCCATAACAAAACATAATTTAATGAAATCCCTCTTCTAATAAGGATTCCTACAAAACCTAATTTCAAGGAAATCCTCTTCTAATAAGGATACCTGACCGTGCATTATAGATGCTTGCAATCTCCATTCATTTGGCACAAGGAAGTCTGTTTTGTTTATGGTCATTTGGTAATGTTTACCTTCTGATCATGTGCAGCTCAAATTTTAAATGACGTGTTTATTTTTGTTGGTGAAGATTTCTTTCGGAGTATCGATTTGATATCTCAAAGTTGGAGCCCTTGGTGGCAAAGGTAGGTGATTTGAAGATGAAAAATTTGTATTCCAATTTTTATTTGGATGCTAGACTTATCATCAACCACAGTATATGTTATCGTAAAAGTATATGTTATTGTAAAAGTTGTTTAGTATTCATCTTGATCCTGGATGGTTGCTATCTTTTCGTTTTATGAGAAGTAACTTAGTCCACACATTTCACAGCCCCATTCCCCTGATAAGCGTGCATTGGCAAGAGAATGCAAAGATGTGAAGATTGACAGACTATATGTT is from Tripterygium wilfordii isolate XIE 37 chromosome 14, ASM1340144v1, whole genome shotgun sequence and encodes:
- the LOC120015762 gene encoding 3-isopropylmalate dehydratase large subunit, chloroplastic-like; the encoded protein is MASSSVVAPPPSSSFISNKKDASLSAFSSPVPFSIPKCKKQALRRIVSVMAPQQAERRPATTGSVKTAMTMTEKILAKASEKPHLGPGENVWVNVDTLMTHDVCGPGSIAIFKKEFGYYLLVWNREKIVSIPDHYIFTSDERANHNVDILRDFCMEQNIKYFYDIKDLSNFKANPDYKGVCHIALAQEGHCRPGEVLLGTDSHTCTAGAFGQFATGIGITDAGFVLGAGKLLLKVHPTLRFVMDGEMPDYLLAKDLILQIIGEISVSGATYKSMEFVGSTVESLSMEERMTLCNMVIEAGGKNGVVPADSTTYKYLENKTSVPYEPVYSDSQARFLSEYRFDISKLEPLVAKPHSPDKRALARECKDVKIDRLYVGSCTGGKTEDFMAAAKIFLASGKKVKVPTFLVPATQKVWMDVYSLPVPGSGGKTCSQIFEEAGCDTPASPSCGACLGGPKDTYARMNEPKVCVSTINRNFPGRMGHKEGQIYLASRYTAAASALMGYVTDPREFLH